One Colius striatus isolate bColStr4 chromosome 8, bColStr4.1.hap1, whole genome shotgun sequence genomic region harbors:
- the CXCL12 gene encoding stromal cell-derived factor 1 isoform X2, producing MDLRALALLALALAIVSLSEEKPVSLTYRCPCRFYESNVARANIKHLKILSTPNCSLQIVARLKSNSKQVCIDPKLKWIQEYLEKALNKRFKM from the exons ATGGACCTCCGAGCCCTAGCTCTGCTCGCCCTCGCCCTGGCCATCGTCTCCCTCTCGGAGG AGAAACCTGTCAGCCTGACTTACCGGTGCCCTTGTCGATTCTACGAGAGCAACGTGGCAAGAGCCAACATTAAGCACCTCAAAATCCTCTCCACACCTAACTGCTCACTTCAGATTGT TGCGAGGCTCAAGAGCAACAGCAAGCAAGTATGCATTGATCCCAAGTTAAAGTGGATCCAGGAATATCTGGAGAAAGCTTTAAACAA GAGGTTCAAGATGTAA
- the CXCL12 gene encoding stromal cell-derived factor 1 isoform X1: MDLRALALLALALAIVSLSEEKPVSLTYRCPCRFYESNVARANIKHLKILSTPNCSLQIVARLKSNSKQVCIDPKLKWIQEYLEKALNKPRHRTHKKKQQKKRGPLCPSRATPLKSPGRKNGGSRCKSQAL; this comes from the exons ATGGACCTCCGAGCCCTAGCTCTGCTCGCCCTCGCCCTGGCCATCGTCTCCCTCTCGGAGG AGAAACCTGTCAGCCTGACTTACCGGTGCCCTTGTCGATTCTACGAGAGCAACGTGGCAAGAGCCAACATTAAGCACCTCAAAATCCTCTCCACACCTAACTGCTCACTTCAGATTGT TGCGAGGCTCAAGAGCAACAGCAAGCAAGTATGCATTGATCCCAAGTTAAAGTGGATCCAGGAATATCTGGAGAAAGCTTTAAACAA ACCACGTCATCGCACTcataaaaaaaagcaacagaagaaaCGGGGCCCACTCTGCCCTTCCCGTGCAACACCACTAAAGTCTCCAGGGAGAAAGAATG GAGGTTCAAGATGTAAGAGTCAAGCATTGTAA